In a genomic window of Glaciimonas sp. PCH181:
- a CDS encoding heavy metal translocating P-type ATPase, whose product MSAVLCGSPQVVPGCFHCGLPVPLETEGKSWQVLIDGVMRPMCCPGCQTVAQCIVDNGLCDFYSTRKWFSVTAAQETLIPPELQLYDDAHTSAVEQAGQTTTDPAMETCEAAFSIEGIRCAACVWLIERRLARLPGMCSINVNVSTECLHVRWNKTVCKPSDILKSLREIGYAAYPFDPVRHGEQLERTRKKLFRQLFIAGLSMMQVMMYALPVYLATDGTMDEAMTSLMRWAGLLLTLPAICYSAQPFFYGAWINLKHRWLGMDVPVSIGIVAAFGGSVMATLRGHGDVYFDSLTMFIFLLLCSRYLELMARRKAASALDNLHHALPASAWRMPGYPFCRDTELIPAAQLRADDVILIKPGDAIAADGVILEGTTTVDVSLLTGESQAQSKTIGANLPGGAINATQPIVMRVTHASADSTLSVLMQLIVRAGQGKPQLSLWADKVAAWFVGGLLLFAVVVFFLWQWIDPARAWPIAIAVLVVSCPCALSLATPTALAAATDRLVRRKILIVQPHVLETLHRATHIIFDKTGTLTVGKPVLQNIETLGIASPEWCLQVAAALEVFSAHPLAGAIVDAAKDRSRQQESDLSPLAASCVNDVREVAGQGLEGSVDGVLFRFGAAAFVEKLAGYSVTAQAAVGVTSIYLGSRANWLARFDVADGLRSDARQVVSHFRAAGKTVILLSGDQQAVARHVAEALGISTALGEYLPEQKLAYVQALQGDGAIVAMVGDGINDAAVLRAADVSFAMGNGAALAQMHADCVLLSGRLSSLSEVDATAAQTLSVIRQNLTWALLYNLVAIPAAALGLLNPWLSGIGMSVSSAVVVLNALRLRRIKHKSGDGIEAATGALVTSPSLRTSSM is encoded by the coding sequence GTGAGCGCGGTGCTGTGTGGATCGCCGCAAGTTGTGCCGGGCTGTTTTCATTGCGGTTTGCCTGTGCCCCTCGAAACAGAAGGAAAAAGTTGGCAGGTTCTGATTGATGGCGTCATGCGGCCGATGTGTTGCCCCGGCTGTCAGACCGTCGCGCAATGCATTGTCGATAACGGCTTGTGTGATTTTTATAGCACACGCAAATGGTTTTCGGTGACGGCCGCGCAAGAGACCTTGATCCCGCCCGAACTTCAGTTATACGACGACGCCCACACTTCGGCAGTGGAGCAAGCCGGGCAAACGACAACCGATCCCGCGATGGAAACGTGCGAGGCTGCTTTTTCGATAGAAGGCATCCGCTGTGCTGCCTGCGTTTGGTTGATCGAGCGCCGATTAGCACGCTTGCCCGGCATGTGCAGCATCAATGTAAATGTCTCTACCGAATGCCTCCATGTGCGCTGGAACAAGACGGTCTGCAAGCCCAGCGACATCCTGAAATCGCTGCGGGAAATCGGCTACGCAGCTTATCCGTTTGATCCGGTCAGACATGGCGAACAATTAGAGCGCACCAGAAAAAAACTTTTTCGCCAGCTGTTTATTGCTGGCTTATCGATGATGCAGGTGATGATGTATGCGCTGCCGGTCTATCTGGCCACCGACGGCACGATGGATGAAGCAATGACCAGCCTGATGCGATGGGCTGGATTGTTATTAACTTTGCCAGCGATTTGTTATTCGGCGCAGCCGTTCTTTTATGGCGCATGGATCAATCTGAAACATCGCTGGCTGGGCATGGACGTGCCCGTATCGATCGGCATTGTGGCTGCTTTCGGCGGCAGCGTGATGGCAACCTTGCGGGGCCATGGCGACGTGTATTTTGATTCGCTTACGATGTTTATTTTCTTATTGTTATGCAGCAGATATCTGGAGCTTATGGCGCGGCGCAAGGCGGCTTCGGCATTGGATAATTTGCATCACGCCTTGCCTGCCTCGGCATGGCGCATGCCGGGATATCCGTTTTGCCGCGATACCGAACTGATACCGGCGGCGCAATTGCGTGCGGACGATGTCATCCTGATCAAGCCGGGCGACGCGATTGCTGCCGATGGTGTGATTCTTGAAGGCACGACTACCGTCGATGTGTCGTTGCTGACCGGCGAAAGTCAGGCGCAGTCCAAGACGATTGGGGCGAATTTGCCCGGGGGGGCAATCAATGCGACCCAGCCGATTGTGATGCGGGTCACACACGCCAGCGCGGACAGCACGCTGTCTGTGTTGATGCAATTGATCGTGCGCGCAGGACAGGGTAAGCCGCAACTGTCGTTATGGGCTGACAAAGTCGCGGCATGGTTTGTCGGCGGACTCCTCTTGTTCGCGGTGGTGGTATTTTTTCTGTGGCAATGGATTGATCCAGCGCGTGCGTGGCCGATTGCGATTGCCGTGCTGGTGGTGTCCTGCCCATGCGCATTATCGCTTGCCACTCCTACTGCGCTGGCTGCCGCGACCGACCGATTGGTACGGCGAAAGATCCTGATCGTGCAGCCGCACGTATTAGAAACATTGCATCGCGCCACGCATATTATTTTTGATAAGACCGGCACATTGACTGTCGGCAAGCCGGTTTTGCAGAATATAGAAACGCTCGGGATTGCATCGCCAGAATGGTGTTTGCAAGTTGCCGCAGCGTTAGAGGTATTCAGTGCGCATCCTCTGGCTGGCGCGATTGTCGATGCGGCGAAAGATCGGAGCCGACAACAAGAAAGTGATTTATCGCCCCTTGCCGCTAGCTGTGTCAATGATGTGCGCGAGGTTGCCGGGCAGGGATTGGAAGGCAGCGTCGATGGTGTACTTTTCCGTTTTGGGGCTGCTGCTTTCGTTGAGAAATTGGCCGGTTACTCGGTTACCGCACAAGCCGCAGTGGGCGTAACTTCAATCTATCTGGGTTCGCGTGCTAACTGGCTTGCCCGTTTTGATGTGGCCGACGGCTTGCGCAGCGATGCGCGGCAGGTTGTCAGCCATTTCCGTGCCGCGGGAAAAACTGTCATTCTGCTCAGCGGCGATCAGCAAGCTGTTGCGCGGCATGTTGCGGAGGCGCTGGGGATAAGCACCGCGTTGGGTGAGTACCTGCCCGAACAAAAATTGGCCTACGTTCAGGCGTTGCAAGGCGATGGGGCAATTGTGGCAATGGTTGGCGATGGCATTAATGATGCTGCCGTATTGCGCGCGGCCGATGTGTCCTTTGCGATGGGGAATGGCGCGGCGCTGGCCCAGATGCACGCCGATTGTGTGCTGCTGTCGGGCCGCTTATCGTCGCTCTCGGAAGTGGATGCGACGGCGGCGCAGACGCTCTCTGTGATACGACAGAATCTGACGTGGGCGCTACTGTATAACCTGGTGGCAATACCTGCTGCCGCGCTTGGATTGCTGAATCCCTGGTTATCCGGGATCGGCATGTCTGTCAGTTCGGCCGTAGTCGTACTAAACGCATTGCGTTTGCGGCGAATAAAGCATAAGTCGGGCGACGGCATTGAGGCTGCCACGGGGGCATTGGTAACGTCGCCATCCTTGCGAACTTCTTCAATGTAA
- a CDS encoding sulfite exporter TauE/SafE family protein — protein MTVLSLFPLFMVGLLGSVHCVGMCGGIVSAFSVASTPVKKFPVAVIARRATAVSGLDGVSRVVAYNVGRIGSYAIAGAIVGGFAGGLRFLVGGALIQAVGYWLANLMLVALGLYLMDAWRGIVRLESIGQALWRRIQPLMKYLMPLEGRFSPLKMFALGGLWGWLPCGMVYSVLLTAMLSGSALSGAAVMLAFGLGTLPTLLAMGMVGARLKNWLQRRPVRVISGVIVLSFGVLGLYRAAHGLPVHWLDTVCTTVTGVGDKP, from the coding sequence ATGACCGTGCTTAGCCTGTTCCCTCTCTTTATGGTTGGCCTGCTTGGCAGTGTGCATTGCGTGGGAATGTGCGGAGGGATTGTGAGCGCATTCTCCGTCGCCTCAACGCCGGTAAAAAAATTTCCCGTAGCGGTTATCGCCCGCCGGGCCACTGCGGTGTCGGGGCTGGATGGGGTCTCGCGGGTAGTTGCGTATAACGTGGGACGGATTGGAAGTTATGCCATCGCGGGGGCAATCGTCGGCGGCTTCGCAGGCGGGTTGCGCTTCTTGGTAGGCGGGGCGCTGATACAGGCGGTGGGCTATTGGCTGGCCAATCTGATGTTGGTGGCGCTCGGCTTGTATTTAATGGATGCGTGGCGTGGGATTGTCCGGTTGGAATCCATTGGACAAGCATTATGGCGACGGATACAGCCGCTGATGAAATATTTAATGCCACTTGAAGGGCGCTTTAGTCCGTTAAAGATGTTTGCGCTGGGCGGCTTATGGGGCTGGCTGCCTTGCGGGATGGTGTATAGCGTATTGCTGACAGCGATGCTCAGCGGTTCGGCGTTGTCCGGGGCGGCGGTCATGCTGGCTTTCGGTCTGGGAACGTTGCCAACTTTACTGGCGATGGGGATGGTCGGCGCAAGGCTGAAAAATTGGCTACAGCGCCGTCCGGTGCGTGTGATTAGCGGCGTGATTGTCCTGAGTTTTGGCGTGCTGGGCTTATACCGTGCCGCGCATGGTTTGCCTGTGCACTGGCTGGATACAGTCTGCACCACGGTGACCGGGGTAGGGGATAAACCGTGA
- the hemN gene encoding oxygen-independent coproporphyrinogen III oxidase, whose amino-acid sequence MVASTIPAVAIPIVDINPELVNKLQQLGPRYTSYPTADRFTEAFGYRDYLQAVASLRTRGSKNALSLYLHIPFCDTVCYYCACNKIVTKNREKAAIYLSYLKREIAMQGRLFSGMNQVAQLHFGGGTPTYLSNGQMANLMAYLRRWFQFAPDDVGEYSIEIDPRTVSAERVHHLRAQGFNRISLGVQDFDPHVQKAVNRIQPEAQTLEIINAARDARFRSISIDLIYGLPQQNVITMGQTLAKVIKANPDRIAVYNYAHMPHLFKPQRRIVEQDLPSAEAKLDMLSLCIKRLTDAGYVYIGMDHFAKPTDELAVAQRHGRLHRNFQGYSTHADADLVSCGVSAISAVAATYSQNVKTLDAYYDLIEKNELPIARGIKLTMDDVLRRVIIQMLMCNFELSIASIEEAYPITFNDYFATELVAISGLAQDGLLDIDAEWLTVTAKGRLLIRNICMVFDRYLYAKSASLRYSKTI is encoded by the coding sequence ATGGTGGCATCCACAATACCGGCAGTAGCAATTCCGATTGTAGACATCAATCCCGAACTGGTTAACAAGCTACAGCAACTGGGGCCACGGTATACGTCTTATCCCACAGCGGATCGATTTACTGAAGCCTTCGGCTATCGCGATTACTTGCAAGCGGTCGCCAGCTTACGCACACGTGGCAGCAAAAATGCACTATCGCTTTATCTGCATATTCCATTCTGCGATACGGTCTGCTATTACTGTGCTTGTAATAAAATTGTGACTAAAAACCGTGAGAAAGCGGCGATTTATCTTAGCTATCTGAAACGCGAAATAGCTATGCAGGGAAGATTATTTTCCGGGATGAATCAGGTGGCGCAATTGCACTTTGGCGGTGGTACGCCGACGTATCTTTCAAATGGTCAGATGGCTAATCTGATGGCGTATCTGCGGCGCTGGTTTCAATTTGCGCCGGATGATGTCGGTGAATATTCGATTGAAATCGATCCACGTACAGTCTCCGCAGAGCGTGTACATCACCTGCGTGCGCAGGGCTTTAACCGGATTAGTCTGGGTGTTCAGGATTTCGATCCGCACGTGCAAAAAGCAGTTAATCGGATTCAACCGGAAGCTCAGACGCTAGAGATTATTAATGCCGCCCGAGATGCGCGGTTTCGCTCGATCAGCATCGATCTGATTTATGGTCTGCCGCAACAAAACGTCATTACCATGGGGCAGACGCTGGCGAAGGTTATCAAAGCAAATCCAGATCGTATTGCCGTCTACAACTATGCGCATATGCCGCACTTATTTAAGCCGCAGCGGCGCATTGTCGAGCAGGACTTGCCCAGCGCTGAGGCCAAGCTCGATATGCTGTCTTTGTGTATCAAACGGCTGACGGATGCTGGCTATGTTTACATCGGCATGGACCATTTTGCAAAGCCGACTGACGAACTGGCGGTCGCGCAGCGACATGGAAGGTTGCATCGTAATTTTCAGGGATATTCAACCCACGCGGATGCCGATCTTGTGTCTTGCGGCGTATCGGCAATCAGCGCGGTGGCCGCGACTTATAGTCAGAACGTCAAGACACTCGACGCCTATTACGACCTGATTGAAAAAAATGAATTGCCGATTGCGCGTGGCATCAAATTGACAATGGATGATGTGCTGCGGCGCGTGATTATTCAAATGCTTATGTGCAATTTTGAATTATCCATTGCCTCGATTGAAGAAGCCTATCCCATCACTTTCAATGATTATTTTGCAACCGAGCTGGTGGCAATATCTGGTCTGGCGCAGGACGGCTTGCTGGACATCGATGCCGAATGGCTCACCGTTACCGCAAAAGGACGCTTGCTGATTCGCAATATTTGCATGGTGTTCGATCGTTATCTGTATGCCAAATCCGCCTCGTTACGTTATTCAAAGACCATCTGA
- a CDS encoding universal stress protein encodes MSYKTILVHVDQSRHAAARIRIAAEIALAENAHLIGSAMTGISRIMYQDAAVDMAWTVVAAELDNLKEQAEKALTEFDAIAQQMGVLSYEKRLVNDEPGDALSLQGRYSDLVVISQTDVDETCSRVISGMPEYVMLNCGRPVLIVPYAGEFKHIGNNVLVTWDGSMEATRALTNAIPMLKRAKNVAVALFNPSVQFNAHGEQPGADIALYLARHKIKVDVLQEVTEMDVGNTLLSLAADLRSDLIVMGGYGHTRFREVLLGGVTKTVLKTMTIPVLMSH; translated from the coding sequence ATGTCTTATAAAACAATTCTGGTGCATGTAGATCAATCCAGACATGCAGCGGCGCGCATCAGAATAGCCGCAGAAATAGCGCTTGCCGAAAACGCACATTTGATCGGCAGTGCGATGACCGGTATCTCACGCATCATGTATCAGGACGCCGCGGTAGACATGGCCTGGACCGTCGTAGCCGCTGAACTCGATAACTTAAAAGAACAGGCTGAAAAAGCATTGACTGAATTTGATGCGATTGCGCAGCAAATGGGGGTGCTATCGTATGAAAAAAGACTCGTCAATGACGAACCGGGGGACGCGCTTTCTCTGCAAGGCAGGTATAGCGATCTGGTTGTCATCAGTCAAACCGATGTGGATGAAACCTGTTCACGGGTAATCTCCGGCATGCCGGAATATGTGATGCTGAATTGCGGGCGACCGGTGTTGATCGTTCCTTATGCAGGGGAGTTTAAGCATATCGGTAACAATGTTCTGGTAACGTGGGACGGCAGCATGGAAGCAACGCGTGCATTAACAAACGCAATCCCAATGCTTAAGCGTGCCAAGAATGTCGCCGTGGCGCTGTTCAATCCTTCGGTCCAATTTAATGCGCATGGCGAACAACCGGGCGCAGATATCGCGCTCTATCTGGCTCGCCACAAGATCAAGGTGGATGTTTTGCAAGAAGTGACCGAAATGGATGTTGGGAATACATTGCTGTCACTGGCGGCCGATTTACGGTCCGATCTGATTGTGATGGGCGGCTATGGTCACACCCGTTTTCGTGAAGTTTTGTTAGGCGGCGTCACCAAAACCGTACTGAAGACGATGACGATTCCGGTGTTAATGTCGCACTAA
- a CDS encoding fatty acid desaturase, translating into MHRFLPEPVQPQAPMPHRKVIRSWLLPVVRRSTARALFLVALDVALFGLAMVATVWFHHAAVKLLCAVVAGLIIGRLFILGHDACHQSFTPHRRLNRWLGRLVFLPSLTPYSLWDVGHNVVHHGYTNLKGFDFVWHPHTLEEFQALPRWRQWLERVYRSGWASWLYYLIEVWWLRMMFPSSRQMPTRRRVFFWDCVLVSVAAVVWIAALVAASNATGQSLWLTLFAGFVLPFLTWNAMIGFVVYVHHTHAGIAWYQDKLVWASAQPFVSTTVHLTFRYRIGTLLHHIMEHTAHHVDMSIPLYRLKQAQQVLEVMLPGRIVIQQFSWRWYFDTARRCKLYDFKRRCWTNFAGQPTTEPVMVG; encoded by the coding sequence ATGCATAGATTTTTGCCGGAGCCGGTGCAGCCACAAGCGCCCATGCCGCATCGTAAAGTTATTCGCTCATGGTTATTGCCAGTGGTTCGGCGCAGCACTGCCCGTGCACTTTTCTTGGTAGCGCTGGACGTTGCGTTGTTTGGATTAGCAATGGTGGCGACGGTTTGGTTTCATCACGCCGCCGTCAAATTGCTATGTGCGGTCGTGGCGGGTCTTATCATCGGTCGCTTGTTTATTTTGGGCCACGATGCTTGTCATCAAAGTTTTACGCCGCATCGACGCTTGAATCGTTGGCTTGGGCGTCTGGTTTTTCTGCCGTCTCTTACCCCGTATAGTTTGTGGGATGTCGGCCATAACGTGGTGCATCACGGCTATACCAATTTAAAGGGTTTCGATTTTGTCTGGCATCCGCACACGTTGGAAGAGTTTCAAGCGCTGCCACGCTGGCGGCAATGGCTAGAGCGCGTTTATCGTAGCGGTTGGGCATCCTGGTTGTATTACCTGATTGAAGTGTGGTGGCTGCGCATGATGTTTCCCAGCAGTCGCCAGATGCCGACGCGCCGTCGCGTATTTTTTTGGGATTGCGTGTTGGTATCGGTCGCTGCTGTTGTATGGATAGCAGCGCTGGTCGCCGCCTCCAACGCTACCGGACAATCACTGTGGCTGACCTTGTTTGCAGGTTTTGTACTGCCGTTTTTGACCTGGAACGCGATGATTGGATTTGTCGTCTATGTGCATCACACACATGCGGGAATCGCGTGGTATCAAGACAAACTGGTCTGGGCTTCGGCGCAGCCGTTTGTCTCAACCACGGTGCATTTGACGTTTCGTTATCGCATTGGCACGCTGCTGCATCACATCATGGAACACACCGCGCATCACGTCGATATGAGTATTCCGCTATACCGGTTGAAACAAGCCCAGCAGGTGCTGGAGGTCATGCTGCCGGGGCGCATTGTGATTCAACAGTTTTCATGGCGCTGGTATTTCGACACCGCACGCCGTTGCAAGCTATACGATTTTAAGCGACGTTGCTGGACCAATTTTGCCGGACAACCGACCACTGAGCCAGTGATGGTGGGCTGA
- a CDS encoding MarR family winged helix-turn-helix transcriptional regulator — protein MNNTLQCSCSKLRQLTRKMTSIYDRHLASNELTISQYSLLARIGKSGPIGVIPLAANMGMDRSTMSRALKPLISAGWVETVDLPLEMLTDKRSFGVSLSAEGMQKWKKSMPGWHKAELEISAIIGEKNHRALMELVDDANTKFQHI, from the coding sequence ATGAATAATACCCTCCAATGCAGTTGCTCAAAGCTACGGCAACTCACCCGCAAAATGACCAGTATTTACGATCGCCATTTAGCCAGCAATGAATTAACTATTAGTCAATATTCGTTGCTCGCCCGCATCGGTAAGTCGGGTCCCATCGGTGTCATCCCTTTGGCGGCCAATATGGGAATGGATCGCAGCACGATGAGCCGCGCACTGAAGCCGTTAATCAGCGCAGGCTGGGTAGAAACGGTCGATTTGCCGCTGGAAATGCTGACCGATAAACGTTCATTTGGCGTCAGTTTGAGCGCTGAGGGAATGCAAAAATGGAAAAAATCCATGCCTGGCTGGCATAAAGCAGAGCTCGAAATCAGCGCAATAATAGGCGAAAAAAATCATCGGGCATTAATGGAACTCGTCGACGACGCCAATACTAAATTTCAACATATCTAG
- a CDS encoding MFS transporter: protein MNKTIQMIMGRTRFSYVWIVVGITFLVLLAAAGIRATPSVMILPLEHEFGWTRTTISFVISVNIALYGLIGPFSAAAMQRYGIRPIVLGALVLLAVGTALSTLMTMPWHMVLAWGILVGAGSGVAANTLAATIVSRWFETRRGLAMGMLTASSATGQMVFLPLMAYMVEHFGWRSVAILVASVAALAIPLVAIFLPERPQDLGLKRYGQLEDIPAEAQTKQKNPLSIAFEALGKVVKIRDFWLLFFSFFICGMSTNGYIGSHFIAMCGDYGISAVGGASFLATMGLLDLVGTTMSGWLSDRFNPRVLLFWYYSLRGVALIFLPHAFGLSYFGLPIFAIIYGLDWIATVPPTVRLANDVFGRLAAPIVFGWIVAGHQLGAASATMLAGSMRNSLGSYTLSSMLMGAACLIAGVLVLRIKGHRVGGDLVPAPA from the coding sequence ATGAACAAGACTATACAAATGATCATGGGCCGCACACGTTTTAGCTACGTGTGGATCGTCGTAGGCATTACTTTTTTGGTGCTGCTTGCGGCTGCTGGAATTCGCGCCACGCCATCGGTTATGATACTGCCGCTGGAACATGAGTTCGGCTGGACCCGCACCACTATTTCGTTTGTCATTTCCGTCAATATTGCGCTGTACGGTTTGATCGGTCCGTTTTCGGCAGCGGCCATGCAACGCTACGGGATTCGCCCGATTGTATTGGGTGCGCTGGTATTGCTGGCGGTGGGAACAGCGCTCAGTACCTTAATGACGATGCCTTGGCACATGGTGCTGGCGTGGGGAATTTTGGTAGGTGCGGGTAGCGGCGTCGCTGCCAACACGCTGGCCGCGACCATTGTCAGTCGTTGGTTTGAGACGCGCCGCGGCTTGGCGATGGGGATGCTGACAGCCAGTTCAGCTACTGGACAAATGGTATTTTTGCCGCTGATGGCCTACATGGTTGAGCATTTCGGCTGGCGCTCTGTCGCAATCTTAGTCGCCAGTGTCGCGGCTTTGGCAATCCCTTTAGTGGCGATATTCTTACCCGAGCGTCCGCAGGATTTGGGGTTAAAGCGTTATGGCCAGTTGGAAGATATTCCGGCAGAAGCGCAGACCAAGCAAAAAAATCCGTTGTCGATTGCGTTCGAAGCATTAGGTAAAGTTGTCAAAATCCGTGATTTCTGGCTACTGTTTTTTAGCTTCTTTATCTGTGGGATGAGCACCAACGGCTACATCGGTTCGCATTTCATTGCGATGTGCGGCGACTATGGTATTTCAGCAGTCGGCGGCGCGAGTTTTCTGGCGACGATGGGCTTGCTGGATCTGGTTGGCACGACGATGTCTGGCTGGTTATCGGATCGTTTCAATCCCCGCGTACTGTTATTTTGGTATTACAGCTTGCGCGGCGTCGCGCTGATTTTTCTGCCGCATGCGTTTGGCCTGAGCTATTTCGGCTTGCCGATTTTCGCGATTATTTACGGTCTGGACTGGATTGCTACCGTGCCGCCGACCGTCCGTTTAGCGAATGATGTTTTTGGCAGACTTGCCGCACCAATTGTGTTCGGATGGATTGTCGCAGGACATCAATTAGGTGCAGCCAGCGCGACCATGCTAGCCGGATCGATGCGTAATAGTTTGGGCAGTTATACGTTATCGTCGATGTTGATGGGCGCGGCCTGTCTGATCGCCGGGGTGTTGGTGCTGCGCATTAAAGGGCACCGCGTTGGTGGAGATTTGGTTCCTGCTCCTGCTTAA
- a CDS encoding SHOCT domain-containing protein, with translation MQQLSPSGRQAIEEIARRHGFSADAVISMLESVINGNGGMAQFNHPEFSGSGQWMQGGMTMVSDMFNNYLKNRVDSLCSELARLTANQPDLLRSGSFQSQSQGGSRQSGQQQNNYANSQFQDVNFPPMDHSASLFVAPAPGKGADWWPADLRWPNSTGAQNDVRYAYFAQARRLAIEVHGKVTVYDTLDHQIGGFSQQQSYGGSLSFNSQYGLIDVSSLPVISVDGMPQASQTNNVPNQFVNTPAPMPAPANDASPVAAPQQTANVNLGTSMADADIFMMIEKLADLRSRDLLTAEEFAAKKTELLARL, from the coding sequence ATGCAACAACTTTCTCCAAGCGGACGTCAGGCAATAGAGGAGATCGCAAGACGCCACGGATTTAGCGCCGATGCGGTCATAAGCATGCTTGAATCCGTGATCAATGGAAATGGCGGCATGGCGCAATTTAATCATCCGGAATTCAGTGGCTCGGGCCAATGGATGCAGGGCGGTATGACCATGGTTTCTGACATGTTTAACAATTACCTCAAAAATCGCGTGGATAGTTTGTGTTCCGAGTTGGCGCGGCTGACGGCGAATCAACCTGATTTATTGCGTAGCGGCAGCTTTCAGTCGCAAAGCCAGGGCGGTTCACGGCAGAGTGGTCAGCAGCAAAATAACTATGCGAATTCGCAGTTTCAAGACGTGAATTTTCCGCCGATGGATCATTCTGCCAGCCTGTTTGTTGCCCCCGCGCCGGGGAAGGGTGCCGATTGGTGGCCTGCCGATTTGCGTTGGCCCAACAGCACTGGCGCGCAAAACGACGTGCGTTACGCTTACTTTGCACAGGCGCGTCGTCTGGCGATTGAAGTGCATGGCAAAGTGACTGTGTACGATACGCTGGATCACCAGATCGGCGGCTTCTCGCAACAACAATCCTACGGCGGTTCGCTGAGCTTTAACAGCCAATATGGTTTGATTGATGTCAGCAGCTTACCGGTGATTTCGGTGGATGGCATGCCGCAAGCAAGCCAGACCAACAATGTGCCGAATCAGTTTGTGAACACGCCGGCACCGATGCCAGCGCCCGCAAATGATGCGTCGCCTGTCGCAGCGCCGCAGCAAACTGCTAATGTCAATCTTGGCACTTCCATGGCGGATGCAGACATTTTTATGATGATCGAGAAGCTGGCCGATTTGCGCAGCAGAGATCTTCTTACTGCAGAAGAATTCGCCGCTAAGAAGACTGAATTGTTGGCACGTCTGTAA